A window of the Cherax quadricarinatus isolate ZL_2023a chromosome 23, ASM3850222v1, whole genome shotgun sequence genome harbors these coding sequences:
- the LOC128685709 gene encoding activating transcription factor 3 isoform X1: MFILILDCEVTIDKFPTFSSADLRMHLLIGWKLRVGVFWNIGLCSLHNMYLNVNLTPPPAAAGEGSCTTPKTPEILNSLINLTSPPLPHYSQYQNQVEGGALLSPISDMSSPGEESTVTSLSSMCHGREDSITRRMSDPVAANGGFPGGGGGGGGLVGGSPGTSGMGGPLAGASPPSTPDLPSPVNTVEATKSALIKEGLKLQIRTKLQAAGVDTPESILEDTKYIKDENSDLTEEDEERRRRRRERNKIAATKCRNKKKEKTIVLMTESESVEDMNVRLKTEIQRLTTEKMNLEKLLEDPKHLAFCRHSPRCSKPLRPPLVIVTPADSPDTTSSSCSSSPTSSTSSSSLDSPTSPPLTSPNSYKAPPQTAPPATQVSSTMITPSATSCASSSSQFLAPKYSLSQNLNQRHHPYQCPGRSQQPSAAMGEKPLYGSPPSPTGTHNKPAYSSYSCMGVPRTLEFLPPNPPSQKSVYTTPKSRNSTLVRYNPYNGRSPPVPSPLVTHAHPQPGPLPCGDTYIQSNNNNGCGREDQQTYVTDTRTNQFFPPCSYSSM; this comes from the exons GCTCACTACACAACATGTACCTGAACGTGAACTTAACTCCGCCGCCAGCAGCGGCTGGTGAGGGCTCCTGCACTACACCCAAAACACCGGAGATCCTCAACTCCCTCATCAACCTGACTAGTCCACCCCTGCCACACTATTCTCAATACCAAAATCAG GTGGAAGGTGGGGCTCTACTAAGTCCTATTAGTGACATGAGCAGCCCTGGTGAAGAGTCCACAGTCACATCCCTGAGCAGCATGTGCCATGGCAGAGAAGACTCCATAACACGACGGATGAGTGATCCTGTGGCTGCCAATGGTGGCTTTCCtggcggtgggggtggtggaggtggcttgGTGGGCGGGTCCCCCGGCACCTCAGGTATGGGCGGCCCCCTGGCTGGGGCATCGCCCCCCTCCACCCCTGACTTGCCTTCACCTGTCAATACAGTGGAAGCTACAAAATCAGCTCTTATCAAAGAGGGTCTCAAGCTACAAATACGTACCAAATTGCAAGCTGCTGGCGTCGATACTCCTGAATCCATCCTCGAAGACACCAAATATATCAAGGATGAAAATAGCGAT CTGactgaggaggatgaggagcggAGACGACGGCGGCGAGAGAGAAACAAGATAGCAGCCACAAAGTGTAGGAacaagaagaaggagaagacCATTGTGCTCATGACC GAATCGGAGTCGGTGGAAGATATGAATGTTAGGCTCAAGACGGAGATACAGAGGCTGACCACAGAGAAGATGAACTTGGAGAAGCTGCTTGAGGACCCAAAACATCTTGCATTCTGCCGCCATTCCCCACGTTGTTCCAAGCCCTTACGACCACCACTTGTTATAGTCACACCAGCAGACTCTCCTGACACCACCTCGAGCTCTTGTTCATCCTCTCCTACTTCCTCTACCTCGTCTTCTTCCTTGGACAGccctacctccccacccctcACCAGTCCTAACAGCTATAAGGCTCCTCCCCAGACTGCTCCACCTGCTACCCAAGTCTCCTCAACCATGATAACTCCTAGTGCAACTTCCTGTGCCTCATCTTCATCGCAATTTCTGGCACCAAAATACAGCCTTTCTCAGAACCTGAATCAAAGGCATCATCCATACCAGTGCCCAGGTCGCTCTCAGCAGCCCTCAGCTGCCATGGGGGAGAAACCACTTTATGGAAGTCCACCCTCTCCCACTGGCACCCACAATAAGCCTGCTTACAGCAGCTATTCATGCATGGGAGTACCTCGGACTCTAGAATTTTTACCACCAAATCCACCATCTCAGAAGTCAGTATATACAACACCCAAGTCACGCAATAGTACTTTAGTGCGTTATAATCCATACAATGGACGTTCTCCGCCTGTACCATCCCCACTGGTCACCCATGCCCACCCACAGCCAGGGCCACTGCCTTGTGGGGACACATATATTCAGTCAAACAATAACAATGGGTGCGGACGTGAGGACCAGCAAACCTACGTGACAGACACTCGCACAAATCAGTTCTTTCCTCCATGCTCATACAGCAGCATGTGA
- the LOC128685709 gene encoding activating transcription factor 3 isoform X2: METLGRVPLRHLLSMFTCSLHNMYLNVNLTPPPAAAGEGSCTTPKTPEILNSLINLTSPPLPHYSQYQNQVEGGALLSPISDMSSPGEESTVTSLSSMCHGREDSITRRMSDPVAANGGFPGGGGGGGGLVGGSPGTSGMGGPLAGASPPSTPDLPSPVNTVEATKSALIKEGLKLQIRTKLQAAGVDTPESILEDTKYIKDENSDLTEEDEERRRRRRERNKIAATKCRNKKKEKTIVLMTESESVEDMNVRLKTEIQRLTTEKMNLEKLLEDPKHLAFCRHSPRCSKPLRPPLVIVTPADSPDTTSSSCSSSPTSSTSSSSLDSPTSPPLTSPNSYKAPPQTAPPATQVSSTMITPSATSCASSSSQFLAPKYSLSQNLNQRHHPYQCPGRSQQPSAAMGEKPLYGSPPSPTGTHNKPAYSSYSCMGVPRTLEFLPPNPPSQKSVYTTPKSRNSTLVRYNPYNGRSPPVPSPLVTHAHPQPGPLPCGDTYIQSNNNNGCGREDQQTYVTDTRTNQFFPPCSYSSM, encoded by the exons GCTCACTACACAACATGTACCTGAACGTGAACTTAACTCCGCCGCCAGCAGCGGCTGGTGAGGGCTCCTGCACTACACCCAAAACACCGGAGATCCTCAACTCCCTCATCAACCTGACTAGTCCACCCCTGCCACACTATTCTCAATACCAAAATCAG GTGGAAGGTGGGGCTCTACTAAGTCCTATTAGTGACATGAGCAGCCCTGGTGAAGAGTCCACAGTCACATCCCTGAGCAGCATGTGCCATGGCAGAGAAGACTCCATAACACGACGGATGAGTGATCCTGTGGCTGCCAATGGTGGCTTTCCtggcggtgggggtggtggaggtggcttgGTGGGCGGGTCCCCCGGCACCTCAGGTATGGGCGGCCCCCTGGCTGGGGCATCGCCCCCCTCCACCCCTGACTTGCCTTCACCTGTCAATACAGTGGAAGCTACAAAATCAGCTCTTATCAAAGAGGGTCTCAAGCTACAAATACGTACCAAATTGCAAGCTGCTGGCGTCGATACTCCTGAATCCATCCTCGAAGACACCAAATATATCAAGGATGAAAATAGCGAT CTGactgaggaggatgaggagcggAGACGACGGCGGCGAGAGAGAAACAAGATAGCAGCCACAAAGTGTAGGAacaagaagaaggagaagacCATTGTGCTCATGACC GAATCGGAGTCGGTGGAAGATATGAATGTTAGGCTCAAGACGGAGATACAGAGGCTGACCACAGAGAAGATGAACTTGGAGAAGCTGCTTGAGGACCCAAAACATCTTGCATTCTGCCGCCATTCCCCACGTTGTTCCAAGCCCTTACGACCACCACTTGTTATAGTCACACCAGCAGACTCTCCTGACACCACCTCGAGCTCTTGTTCATCCTCTCCTACTTCCTCTACCTCGTCTTCTTCCTTGGACAGccctacctccccacccctcACCAGTCCTAACAGCTATAAGGCTCCTCCCCAGACTGCTCCACCTGCTACCCAAGTCTCCTCAACCATGATAACTCCTAGTGCAACTTCCTGTGCCTCATCTTCATCGCAATTTCTGGCACCAAAATACAGCCTTTCTCAGAACCTGAATCAAAGGCATCATCCATACCAGTGCCCAGGTCGCTCTCAGCAGCCCTCAGCTGCCATGGGGGAGAAACCACTTTATGGAAGTCCACCCTCTCCCACTGGCACCCACAATAAGCCTGCTTACAGCAGCTATTCATGCATGGGAGTACCTCGGACTCTAGAATTTTTACCACCAAATCCACCATCTCAGAAGTCAGTATATACAACACCCAAGTCACGCAATAGTACTTTAGTGCGTTATAATCCATACAATGGACGTTCTCCGCCTGTACCATCCCCACTGGTCACCCATGCCCACCCACAGCCAGGGCCACTGCCTTGTGGGGACACATATATTCAGTCAAACAATAACAATGGGTGCGGACGTGAGGACCAGCAAACCTACGTGACAGACACTCGCACAAATCAGTTCTTTCCTCCATGCTCATACAGCAGCATGTGA
- the LOC128685709 gene encoding activating transcription factor 3 isoform X3, whose product MHSSYSSLGLLQFCGSLHNMYLNVNLTPPPAAAGEGSCTTPKTPEILNSLINLTSPPLPHYSQYQNQVEGGALLSPISDMSSPGEESTVTSLSSMCHGREDSITRRMSDPVAANGGFPGGGGGGGGLVGGSPGTSGMGGPLAGASPPSTPDLPSPVNTVEATKSALIKEGLKLQIRTKLQAAGVDTPESILEDTKYIKDENSDLTEEDEERRRRRRERNKIAATKCRNKKKEKTIVLMTESESVEDMNVRLKTEIQRLTTEKMNLEKLLEDPKHLAFCRHSPRCSKPLRPPLVIVTPADSPDTTSSSCSSSPTSSTSSSSLDSPTSPPLTSPNSYKAPPQTAPPATQVSSTMITPSATSCASSSSQFLAPKYSLSQNLNQRHHPYQCPGRSQQPSAAMGEKPLYGSPPSPTGTHNKPAYSSYSCMGVPRTLEFLPPNPPSQKSVYTTPKSRNSTLVRYNPYNGRSPPVPSPLVTHAHPQPGPLPCGDTYIQSNNNNGCGREDQQTYVTDTRTNQFFPPCSYSSM is encoded by the exons GCTCACTACACAACATGTACCTGAACGTGAACTTAACTCCGCCGCCAGCAGCGGCTGGTGAGGGCTCCTGCACTACACCCAAAACACCGGAGATCCTCAACTCCCTCATCAACCTGACTAGTCCACCCCTGCCACACTATTCTCAATACCAAAATCAG GTGGAAGGTGGGGCTCTACTAAGTCCTATTAGTGACATGAGCAGCCCTGGTGAAGAGTCCACAGTCACATCCCTGAGCAGCATGTGCCATGGCAGAGAAGACTCCATAACACGACGGATGAGTGATCCTGTGGCTGCCAATGGTGGCTTTCCtggcggtgggggtggtggaggtggcttgGTGGGCGGGTCCCCCGGCACCTCAGGTATGGGCGGCCCCCTGGCTGGGGCATCGCCCCCCTCCACCCCTGACTTGCCTTCACCTGTCAATACAGTGGAAGCTACAAAATCAGCTCTTATCAAAGAGGGTCTCAAGCTACAAATACGTACCAAATTGCAAGCTGCTGGCGTCGATACTCCTGAATCCATCCTCGAAGACACCAAATATATCAAGGATGAAAATAGCGAT CTGactgaggaggatgaggagcggAGACGACGGCGGCGAGAGAGAAACAAGATAGCAGCCACAAAGTGTAGGAacaagaagaaggagaagacCATTGTGCTCATGACC GAATCGGAGTCGGTGGAAGATATGAATGTTAGGCTCAAGACGGAGATACAGAGGCTGACCACAGAGAAGATGAACTTGGAGAAGCTGCTTGAGGACCCAAAACATCTTGCATTCTGCCGCCATTCCCCACGTTGTTCCAAGCCCTTACGACCACCACTTGTTATAGTCACACCAGCAGACTCTCCTGACACCACCTCGAGCTCTTGTTCATCCTCTCCTACTTCCTCTACCTCGTCTTCTTCCTTGGACAGccctacctccccacccctcACCAGTCCTAACAGCTATAAGGCTCCTCCCCAGACTGCTCCACCTGCTACCCAAGTCTCCTCAACCATGATAACTCCTAGTGCAACTTCCTGTGCCTCATCTTCATCGCAATTTCTGGCACCAAAATACAGCCTTTCTCAGAACCTGAATCAAAGGCATCATCCATACCAGTGCCCAGGTCGCTCTCAGCAGCCCTCAGCTGCCATGGGGGAGAAACCACTTTATGGAAGTCCACCCTCTCCCACTGGCACCCACAATAAGCCTGCTTACAGCAGCTATTCATGCATGGGAGTACCTCGGACTCTAGAATTTTTACCACCAAATCCACCATCTCAGAAGTCAGTATATACAACACCCAAGTCACGCAATAGTACTTTAGTGCGTTATAATCCATACAATGGACGTTCTCCGCCTGTACCATCCCCACTGGTCACCCATGCCCACCCACAGCCAGGGCCACTGCCTTGTGGGGACACATATATTCAGTCAAACAATAACAATGGGTGCGGACGTGAGGACCAGCAAACCTACGTGACAGACACTCGCACAAATCAGTTCTTTCCTCCATGCTCATACAGCAGCATGTGA
- the LOC128685709 gene encoding protein FosB isoform X4, with protein sequence MYLNVNLTPPPAAAGEGSCTTPKTPEILNSLINLTSPPLPHYSQYQNQVEGGALLSPISDMSSPGEESTVTSLSSMCHGREDSITRRMSDPVAANGGFPGGGGGGGGLVGGSPGTSGMGGPLAGASPPSTPDLPSPVNTVEATKSALIKEGLKLQIRTKLQAAGVDTPESILEDTKYIKDENSDLTEEDEERRRRRRERNKIAATKCRNKKKEKTIVLMTESESVEDMNVRLKTEIQRLTTEKMNLEKLLEDPKHLAFCRHSPRCSKPLRPPLVIVTPADSPDTTSSSCSSSPTSSTSSSSLDSPTSPPLTSPNSYKAPPQTAPPATQVSSTMITPSATSCASSSSQFLAPKYSLSQNLNQRHHPYQCPGRSQQPSAAMGEKPLYGSPPSPTGTHNKPAYSSYSCMGVPRTLEFLPPNPPSQKSVYTTPKSRNSTLVRYNPYNGRSPPVPSPLVTHAHPQPGPLPCGDTYIQSNNNNGCGREDQQTYVTDTRTNQFFPPCSYSSM encoded by the exons ATGTACCTGAACGTGAACTTAACTCCGCCGCCAGCAGCGGCTGGTGAGGGCTCCTGCACTACACCCAAAACACCGGAGATCCTCAACTCCCTCATCAACCTGACTAGTCCACCCCTGCCACACTATTCTCAATACCAAAATCAG GTGGAAGGTGGGGCTCTACTAAGTCCTATTAGTGACATGAGCAGCCCTGGTGAAGAGTCCACAGTCACATCCCTGAGCAGCATGTGCCATGGCAGAGAAGACTCCATAACACGACGGATGAGTGATCCTGTGGCTGCCAATGGTGGCTTTCCtggcggtgggggtggtggaggtggcttgGTGGGCGGGTCCCCCGGCACCTCAGGTATGGGCGGCCCCCTGGCTGGGGCATCGCCCCCCTCCACCCCTGACTTGCCTTCACCTGTCAATACAGTGGAAGCTACAAAATCAGCTCTTATCAAAGAGGGTCTCAAGCTACAAATACGTACCAAATTGCAAGCTGCTGGCGTCGATACTCCTGAATCCATCCTCGAAGACACCAAATATATCAAGGATGAAAATAGCGAT CTGactgaggaggatgaggagcggAGACGACGGCGGCGAGAGAGAAACAAGATAGCAGCCACAAAGTGTAGGAacaagaagaaggagaagacCATTGTGCTCATGACC GAATCGGAGTCGGTGGAAGATATGAATGTTAGGCTCAAGACGGAGATACAGAGGCTGACCACAGAGAAGATGAACTTGGAGAAGCTGCTTGAGGACCCAAAACATCTTGCATTCTGCCGCCATTCCCCACGTTGTTCCAAGCCCTTACGACCACCACTTGTTATAGTCACACCAGCAGACTCTCCTGACACCACCTCGAGCTCTTGTTCATCCTCTCCTACTTCCTCTACCTCGTCTTCTTCCTTGGACAGccctacctccccacccctcACCAGTCCTAACAGCTATAAGGCTCCTCCCCAGACTGCTCCACCTGCTACCCAAGTCTCCTCAACCATGATAACTCCTAGTGCAACTTCCTGTGCCTCATCTTCATCGCAATTTCTGGCACCAAAATACAGCCTTTCTCAGAACCTGAATCAAAGGCATCATCCATACCAGTGCCCAGGTCGCTCTCAGCAGCCCTCAGCTGCCATGGGGGAGAAACCACTTTATGGAAGTCCACCCTCTCCCACTGGCACCCACAATAAGCCTGCTTACAGCAGCTATTCATGCATGGGAGTACCTCGGACTCTAGAATTTTTACCACCAAATCCACCATCTCAGAAGTCAGTATATACAACACCCAAGTCACGCAATAGTACTTTAGTGCGTTATAATCCATACAATGGACGTTCTCCGCCTGTACCATCCCCACTGGTCACCCATGCCCACCCACAGCCAGGGCCACTGCCTTGTGGGGACACATATATTCAGTCAAACAATAACAATGGGTGCGGACGTGAGGACCAGCAAACCTACGTGACAGACACTCGCACAAATCAGTTCTTTCCTCCATGCTCATACAGCAGCATGTGA